In a single window of the Papaver somniferum cultivar HN1 chromosome 8, ASM357369v1, whole genome shotgun sequence genome:
- the LOC113306949 gene encoding UDP-galactose/UDP-glucose transporter 2-like → MKNEEQIRTLFGINLTSRPIWQQFLICSSGFFFGYLVNGICEEYVYNRLQFSYGWYFTFVQGFVYLILLRLQGFTTKHMVNPWKTYWKLSAVLMGSHGLTKGSLAWLNYPAQLMFKSTKVLPVMIMGAFIPGLRRKYPPHEYIAAILLVIGLIMFTLADANTSPNFSMLGVIMVSGALIMDAFLGNLQEAIFTMNPETSQTEMLFCSTVVGLPFLIPPMLLTGEIFKAWNACYEHPYVYGVLVFEAMATFIGQVSVLSLIAIFGAATTAMITTARKAVTLLLSYLIFTKPLTEQHGTGLILIAMGIVLKMLPENKIPTLNKPSPIPMKSYDNEKKTLTEDDEEKRPLV, encoded by the exons ATGAAGAACGAAGAACAAATAAGGACTCTGTTTGGTATTAATTTAACAAGTAGACCAATTTGGCAACAATTTCTTATTTGTTCTTCTGGGTTTTTCTTTGGTTACCTTGTTAATGGCATCTGTGAG GAATATGTGTATAATAGGCTTCAATTCAGCTATGGATGGTACTTCACATTTGTTCAAGGGTTTGTTTATTTGATACTACTACGTTTACAAGGTTTTACAACAAAACATATGGTGAATCCATGGAAGACTTATTGGAAACTATCAGCTGTTCTTATGGGTTCTCATGGATTAACTAAGGGTTCCTTAGCTTGGCTTAATTACCCAGCTCAACTTATGTTCAAATCAACCAAG GTATTGCCTGTGATGATAATGGGAGCTTTCATTCCGGGTCTAAGACGGAAATACCCACCTCATGAATACATTGCAGCTATACTTCTTGTCATTGGGTTGATAATGTTTACATTAGCCGATGCTAATACGTCTCCGAATTTCAGTATGCTTGGGGTTATTATGGTTTCCGGTGCTTTGATTATGGATGCGTTTTTGGGTAATTTGCAAGAAGCAATTTTCACTATGAATCCTGAAACATCTCAG ACGGAGATGTTATTTTGCTCAACTGTTGTTGGGTTACCTTTCTTGATTCCACCTATGCTTTTAACCGGAGAAATCTTTAAAGCCTGGAATGCGTGTTATGAG CATCCATACGTATATGGAGTATTGGTGTTCGAAGCAATGGCCACCTTCATTGGTCAGGTATCTGTTCTGTCTCTCATTGCAATCTTTGGAGCTGCCACGACTGCTATG ATCACGACAGCAAGGAAAGCTGTAACACTACTGTTATCATATCTGATATTTACGAAGCCGCTAACTGAGCAACATGGAACAGGACTCATTCTTATAGCAATGGGAATTGTATTGAAAATGTTGCCTGAAAACAAAATCCCCACTCTAAACAAACCTTCTCCTATTCCAATGAAGTCTTATGACAATGAGAAGAAGACCCtcacagaagatgatgaagaaaaaagaCCTCTAGTCTGA